ATATTGTTTTCTTTAGCATGCGTGTTCATAAAGATCAAATAGCCCCCTTCGCGCTTTAAATATTCTAAAGCCTTAAAAAACACTTCAAACGCGCCAGTCGTTAAAAAATCAAAATCCTCTTTGATAGGGTGGAAACGCACTAAAGGGGCTAAATCATTGGTTTTTGCGCCCTTAAACTTAAAAGCGTAATGGTTTTTTTGCTGGTGGTCTAAAAAAGTGTAGCATTGCGTTTGGTGTTTTAAAAATTCTCTTTCTTCTTGACAAAACATTTTCAGCAAACTTTCATTTTCTAAACGATAGCTAATCAAATCAGAAACATAGAGGGTTTTGAGGTTGTGTTTAAGGGCGAAATCGCTCAAAAATTTATCCCCTCTCCTCGCCATAGAGCCATCTTCTTTCATGATTTCACAAATCACGCTCACGGGCTTTAATCCAGCTAATTTGCATAAATCCACGCTCGCTTCAGTATGGCCCGTGCGCGCTAACACGCCTCCATCTTTGGCGATTAAAGGGAAAATATGCCCCGGGCGCACAAAATCGCTAGGCTTGGTGGTGTCTTTACACAATAATTCAATCGTTAAATGCCTTTCAAAAGCAGAAATCCCGGTTTTGGCTTCTTTAGCGTCAATGGAAACCGTGAAAGCGGTCTCATGGTTAGAATCGTTCACGCTAACCATAGGGGGCAATTCAAATTTATTCGCTAAATCTTTAGT
This genomic window from Helicobacter pylori contains:
- a CDS encoding bifunctional 3,4-dihydroxy-2-butanone 4-phosphate synthase/GTP cyclohydrolase II — protein: MISKRVTEALEAYKNGEMLIVMDDEDRENEGDLVLAGIFSTPEKINFMATHARGLICVSLTKDLANKFELPPMVSVNDSNHETAFTVSIDAKEAKTGISAFERHLTIELLCKDTTKPSDFVRPGHIFPLIAKDGGVLARTGHTEASVDLCKLAGLKPVSVICEIMKEDGSMARRGDKFLSDFALKHNLKTLYVSDLISYRLENESLLKMFCQEEREFLKHQTQCYTFLDHQQKNHYAFKFKGAKTNDLAPLVRFHPIKEDFDFLTTGAFEVFFKALEYLKREGGYLIFMNTHAKENNIVKDFGIGALVLKNLGIKDFRLLSSSEDRQYKALSGFGLKLVETISL